One Oryza sativa Japonica Group chromosome 8, ASM3414082v1 DNA window includes the following coding sequences:
- the LOC136351505 gene encoding uncharacterized protein — MAEERESFESQWAPSDVTEDNLKEMVAHGVLPAKEIIGWRPAFGEAFPTPDTHEIVVFAHFFYGGFSLPTSRFFRGILNFYGISLHHLNPNSIVHIANFIHACEAFLGIRPHFALFRRIFFLKPQPNKSKPCVVGGAGFQLRGTLSQKYFSMPFKTSNKGWHANWFYVQNPEPALPEYCCLPPVYQDTWNSLPMGDEAAQAMELMERMLKLKEQGLQGEQITQHFIKSRLAPIKERSRTTFEFDGKHDPNQEDPDSLDFKVMKERMYKIFSNAIVVSYSHLLPVVPFNAFNPPPPEFALMKSDPPIAQRRSPRQQTGQASGGPKIRSDARPSASDPLLK, encoded by the exons atggcggaagaaagagaaagcttcgaaagtcagtgggcgccctccgatgtgacagaagataacctgaaggagatggtggcgcatgGCGTTCTCCCAGCGAAGGAGATTATCGGGTGGCGACCGGCGTTCGGCGAagcattcccgacccccgaCACACACGAAATCGTGGTATtcgctcatttcttctatggcggattttctcttccaacctctagattcttccgggggattctgaacttctacgggattagcttgcatcacttgaatccaaactccatagtgcatattgccaattttatccatgcctgcgaagcttttctgggcattaggcctcatttcgccttgttccgccgcatcttcttcctcaagccccagccaaacAAAAGCAAACCATGCGTTGTTGGGGGAGCTGGTTTCCAactcagaggaaccttgagccaaaaatatttctccatgcccttcaaaacctcaaacaaaggctggcatgcaaactggttctatgttcagaatcctgagcccGCACTCCCCGAGTACTGCTGTCTTCCTCCGGTTTACCAGGACACATGGAACTCATTGCctatgggagatgaagctgctcaggCAATGGAATTGATGGAACGCATGCTAAAACTGAAAGAACAAGGTTTGCAGGGAGAACAGATCACTCAGCACTTCATCAAAAGTCgattagctccaatcaaagagagGTCCCGCACAACTTTTGAGTTTGATGGCAAGCATGATCCAAATCAGGAAGATCCAGATTCTCTTGACTTTAAGGTCATGAAAGAAAGAATGTACAAGATCTTCTCAAACGCTATTGTTGTCAGCTATTCACATCTGCTGCCCGTTGTGCCATTCAACGcattcaaccctcctccaccg gaatttgctttgatgaaatCGGATCCTCCAATTGCTCAACGCCGATCACCTCGCCAGCAGACTGGTCAGGCGAGTGGAGGACCAAAAATTCGATCTGACGCTCGACCAAGTGCTTCCGATCCACTGTTGAAATAA